A section of the Paenibacillus odorifer genome encodes:
- a CDS encoding helix-turn-helix domain-containing protein: MNIGSNIRTIRKRKHITIAQICETTGLSQGFMSQVETNKTSPSIATLSLIADALNVPLAYLLLKKEERMQVVRSKERQITSSGSDRLQVEHLSSAGGVRMVLVHFPPGTSTGETPQAHEGKEVHLVIKGEVYAEQGEDFGMFQAGDSFSWNACVPHLVINKGDEPASVLIAIHTEADSETVDF, encoded by the coding sequence ATGAATATAGGTTCAAACATTCGTACAATCCGTAAAAGAAAACATATAACGATTGCCCAAATCTGTGAAACTACTGGCCTGTCACAAGGTTTTATGAGCCAGGTTGAGACTAATAAGACCTCTCCTTCGATCGCTACCCTTAGCCTGATTGCTGATGCACTGAACGTTCCGTTGGCTTATTTGCTGTTAAAAAAGGAAGAGCGGATGCAGGTGGTACGATCCAAGGAGCGGCAAATCACCAGCAGTGGAAGTGATCGACTGCAAGTTGAACATTTAAGCTCGGCAGGTGGTGTACGAATGGTGCTTGTCCATTTCCCTCCGGGTACTTCTACGGGTGAAACTCCGCAGGCGCACGAAGGCAAAGAGGTCCATTTAGTGATAAAAGGTGAGGTTTATGCGGAGCAAGGTGAAGATTTCGGGATGTTCCAAGCGGGGGATTCCTTTAGCTGGAATGCCTGTGTGCCACATCTGGTCATAAATAAAGGCGATGAGCCGGCAAGCGTGCTCATCGCCATCCATACAGAGGCTGATAGTGAAACTGTTGATTTTTAA
- a CDS encoding histidine kinase N-terminal 7TM domain-containing diguanylate cyclase: MPWIQGYPYYLLMGSVLSLYMGVSSYRHRKLAGRRYLWILMLLVSLIFVATAGEIMSLSFQSKLWWKNVQQAPLFFSALFTYAVVKEYVSPSTGRLPVKLAIFSIPIVMDVLLIFTDSYHHLMRSEVAVLTVAGVSGIAVKPTLLSMAFIAYDQLFGLYAVCLLAVSLLNTPRVYLRTNLLLLVGLLVPVISVFLLPLLKITITGFTAFTYLPAIIAAYFALFVSSKLTIFPLTKNKILEHMKDGVVLTDRYDNIIGINDAATAILYDITGIANDNWMGKNIDLFMKSHKDIAAHYSQRTEGQFEVVCSGAGELCYGVSLIATEHATTENKGMLIVFSDHSEKKRYERELVYQATVDDLTGLYNRRHFMQRVQNQTIPDGLGLALLLFDIDDFKLINDTYGHLAGDQALVDFSNKILQVYQNKGIAGRVGGEEFAVCFFAEDKCAALKEAENFRTMMSDYTIILNEQDSIHLTASIGISFTERREVTFEDLYREADEALYHSKNTGKNRVTLGREPIIRETVKG; this comes from the coding sequence ATGCCATGGATTCAGGGATATCCGTATTACTTATTAATGGGCAGTGTTCTAAGTCTGTACATGGGCGTCAGCTCCTATCGGCACCGTAAGTTAGCAGGGAGACGCTATTTGTGGATCTTAATGCTGTTAGTCAGCCTTATATTTGTTGCAACGGCGGGAGAGATTATGTCACTCTCTTTTCAGTCTAAGCTGTGGTGGAAGAATGTGCAGCAGGCTCCGCTTTTTTTTAGTGCGCTCTTTACTTATGCTGTGGTAAAAGAATACGTATCTCCTTCCACAGGGCGCCTGCCCGTGAAGCTTGCAATCTTCTCTATCCCTATTGTTATGGATGTACTTCTTATTTTTACGGATAGCTATCATCATCTGATGCGCAGTGAAGTGGCCGTCCTGACGGTCGCGGGTGTTAGTGGAATTGCTGTAAAGCCTACGCTCCTTAGTATGGCTTTTATTGCGTATGATCAGCTTTTTGGGCTATATGCAGTCTGCTTGCTGGCAGTTTCCCTACTGAATACCCCGAGAGTTTATTTGCGGACTAATTTGCTGCTGTTGGTGGGTTTGCTAGTTCCAGTTATTTCCGTCTTTTTACTCCCCCTCTTGAAGATTACCATTACAGGTTTTACGGCGTTTACTTATTTGCCTGCGATTATAGCGGCTTATTTCGCACTTTTTGTTAGCTCCAAATTAACCATCTTCCCTCTAACCAAAAACAAAATTCTAGAGCACATGAAAGACGGCGTAGTTCTGACTGACCGTTATGATAATATCATTGGCATAAATGATGCGGCGACTGCTATTTTATACGACATTACCGGAATAGCGAACGATAACTGGATGGGAAAAAACATTGATCTTTTTATGAAGTCTCACAAAGACATTGCAGCTCATTACAGTCAGAGGACGGAGGGACAGTTTGAGGTAGTTTGTTCTGGCGCAGGGGAGCTCTGTTATGGGGTTTCTTTAATTGCTACGGAACATGCGACAACAGAGAATAAGGGTATGCTTATTGTGTTTAGTGATCATAGTGAGAAGAAGCGGTATGAGCGTGAGCTGGTCTATCAGGCAACGGTTGACGATCTGACAGGGCTTTATAATCGCAGGCATTTCATGCAAAGGGTCCAGAATCAAACGATCCCGGATGGATTAGGGTTGGCTCTGCTGTTATTTGACATCGATGATTTTAAATTAATTAATGATACTTATGGTCATTTAGCGGGCGATCAGGCGTTAGTTGATTTCTCGAATAAAATACTTCAGGTATACCAGAATAAAGGTATTGCTGGAAGAGTAGGTGGCGAGGAATTTGCCGTATGCTTTTTCGCTGAAGATAAATGTGCAGCCTTAAAAGAAGCAGAGAATTTTCGTACAATGATGAGTGATTACACGATAATCTTGAATGAACAGGATAGCATTCATCTTACCGCAAGTATCGGAATCTCTTTTACGGAGCGTAGAGAGGTGACTTTCGAAGATTTATATCGGGAAGCGGATGAAGCGTTATATCACTCTAAGAATACAGGGAAGAACAGAGTTACGTTAGGTCGTGAACCGATCATAAGAGAAACAGTAAAGGGATAA
- a CDS encoding glycosyltransferase family 2 protein, with amino-acid sequence MTISDVLMVIAVICIWSLLLVNVTLIIAGYLYYIKSENEDIPEIEGEYPFVSIMVPAHNEGVVICKTVESLLALDYPQDRYEIIVINDNSSDNSAELLAGIQSRNPGRQLVVINTDAVTGGKGKSNALNIGFTSCKGELIAIYDADNTPEKTALRYLVAEIMHDSSLGAVIGKFRTRNRDASLLTRFINIETLSFQWMAQAGRWKLFKLCTIPGTNFIMRRSIVESIGGWDVKAIAEDTEISFRIYMMGYQIKFQPKSVTWEQEPQTLKVWFKQRTRWAKGNIYVIVKNIPLLFNKSAAKVRFDILYFLSIYFLLLLSLITSDVLLILHALGYVHTTIAGLSNFLWLLAIILFVVGTFITLTTEKGEMSLSNLGIVMLMYVSYCQLWMVVAANGLYLYLKDLIFKREAKWYKTERY; translated from the coding sequence ATGACGATTTCAGACGTGCTGATGGTGATTGCGGTGATCTGTATTTGGTCTCTGCTGCTGGTGAATGTGACCCTCATTATCGCGGGCTATCTATATTACATTAAATCCGAAAATGAGGACATACCAGAGATAGAGGGTGAATATCCTTTTGTTTCAATTATGGTTCCCGCTCACAATGAGGGGGTAGTGATTTGTAAGACGGTTGAATCTCTGCTGGCGCTGGATTATCCGCAAGATCGGTATGAGATTATTGTGATTAATGATAATTCCTCTGATAACAGTGCTGAGCTGCTTGCGGGCATACAATCCCGAAATCCGGGGCGTCAGCTGGTAGTCATTAATACGGATGCAGTTACAGGAGGCAAAGGCAAATCCAATGCCTTGAATATAGGCTTTACCAGCTGTAAAGGGGAGCTAATCGCCATTTATGATGCCGACAATACTCCGGAGAAAACAGCTTTGCGTTATCTGGTTGCTGAGATCATGCATGATTCCAGCCTCGGTGCGGTGATTGGGAAGTTCCGGACCCGTAATCGTGATGCAAGTTTACTGACCCGGTTCATTAATATTGAGACCTTATCCTTTCAATGGATGGCTCAAGCGGGGCGCTGGAAGCTGTTCAAGCTTTGCACTATTCCGGGAACAAATTTCATTATGCGCAGGTCTATTGTGGAAAGCATAGGTGGCTGGGATGTCAAAGCGATAGCCGAGGATACAGAAATCAGCTTCCGGATTTATATGATGGGTTACCAAATCAAGTTCCAGCCCAAATCCGTCACGTGGGAGCAGGAACCACAGACCCTGAAGGTCTGGTTCAAGCAGCGAACCCGCTGGGCGAAGGGCAATATTTATGTCATTGTCAAAAATATCCCGCTGCTGTTCAATAAATCGGCCGCAAAGGTGCGGTTCGATATTCTTTATTTTCTATCCATTTACTTCTTGTTGCTGCTGTCGTTAATCACCTCGGATGTGCTGCTGATCCTGCATGCTTTGGGTTATGTGCATACTACTATTGCAGGTCTTAGTAATTTCTTATGGCTGCTCGCTATTATTTTATTCGTTGTGGGGACCTTCATTACGCTAACAACAGAAAAGGGCGAGATGAGCTTGTCCAATCTAGGGATTGTAATGTTGATGTATGTGTCTTATTGCCAGCTGTGGATGGTTGTCGCGGCTAACGGATTATATCTATACCTGAAAGACCTCATCTTCAAAAGAGAAGCCAAATGGTATAAGACGGAGCGCTACTAA
- a CDS encoding cellulose biosynthesis cyclic di-GMP-binding regulatory protein BcsB codes for MKIKKQLVILLTCLSLFLIPIHPAAAETLPQDHKSTYTTSFTGTDSSLTGSSAQQQYFEVLDYWNVDQVKIKLHFQISQITEEQISSVTLTLNGSPFYTFRPSLQDNGEQLLTLAAPKGFLKKGTNTLGIQGYLKTDRKDDLFCSVDETSDNWLHLFNTSSVNVIYTAKPLSGGISDFSERFAGIDTLTKNQSILTVPDKSTAAEMEAATYALSGFVKGITLNDKTIPLLPYRADTVQNKAAVVLVAMYDRVPSGLKAQLSSTEDLGTHALLQLVNKDTQPTLVVTSKDENLLIKAGRLIANPELIGQITSDLKTVTDATEVSAPALSISSNITFTETGDKLTGAHHQEQTYFISLPANRSIADSGKISLDFRYAQNLDFTRSLVTVSINNTPIGSKKLTKELANGDILNLSVPQNLNISGNFSVTVAFDLEIEGARCIIDRDQMPWAYISKDSVMQLNTKDRTDLLFNNYPYPFIRDGIYNHVAVVLPEQMDDYAYLSVSNIFNLLGKYASGNIGNIQFYTDTVSADHLKNNNIIAIGAYKNNKVIRDQNAKLYFQYNGDGTTIRSNEKMSIEEQYGARIGTLQLIDSPFEAGRALLAVTGVSSEEYYLGSKLLATERDKWKVFGDGAIVDKDGNVSAHRFKTITGAAEDSVAQKIMERSDVLSFIIVILLVLTLVVLSLILLLRKHMKKRGDKRET; via the coding sequence ATGAAGATAAAAAAACAGCTGGTTATACTGTTAACCTGCCTCTCCCTTTTCTTAATTCCAATCCATCCTGCTGCCGCAGAGACGTTGCCACAGGATCATAAGTCTACTTATACAACCTCATTCACGGGAACAGACTCGTCCTTAACAGGTTCGAGTGCCCAGCAGCAATATTTTGAGGTTCTGGATTATTGGAATGTGGATCAAGTAAAGATCAAACTGCATTTTCAAATTTCACAAATTACCGAAGAGCAGATTTCTAGTGTTACCTTAACGCTAAACGGCAGCCCGTTCTATACGTTTCGTCCGTCACTACAAGACAACGGCGAACAGCTGTTGACCCTTGCGGCGCCCAAGGGGTTTCTGAAAAAAGGGACGAATACGCTGGGCATTCAGGGCTATTTAAAGACAGATCGTAAAGATGACCTCTTTTGTTCGGTCGATGAAACGTCGGATAATTGGCTGCATCTGTTCAATACGTCCAGTGTTAACGTGATTTATACGGCAAAGCCCTTGAGTGGAGGGATCAGTGACTTCAGCGAGCGATTCGCCGGGATAGATACCTTAACGAAGAATCAGAGTATTCTGACTGTACCGGACAAAAGCACGGCGGCAGAAATGGAAGCAGCCACTTATGCGCTCTCCGGGTTTGTTAAGGGGATTACGTTAAATGATAAGACTATTCCCTTGCTTCCCTACCGGGCAGACACTGTGCAGAATAAGGCCGCAGTTGTACTGGTAGCTATGTATGACAGAGTACCAAGCGGGCTGAAAGCTCAGCTAAGCTCCACTGAAGATTTGGGTACGCACGCGTTGCTCCAGCTAGTGAATAAGGATACCCAGCCCACCTTGGTTGTAACCTCGAAGGATGAGAACTTGCTGATTAAAGCGGGTCGTTTGATTGCTAATCCAGAGCTGATCGGGCAGATCACTAGTGATCTGAAAACAGTAACGGATGCTACAGAAGTGTCAGCACCTGCGCTTTCGATTAGCTCTAACATCACGTTCACTGAAACAGGTGATAAACTGACCGGGGCACATCATCAGGAGCAGACGTATTTTATTTCATTGCCAGCGAACCGCTCGATTGCCGATTCCGGTAAAATCAGCCTGGATTTCCGTTATGCACAGAATTTGGATTTTACTCGTTCATTGGTTACCGTGAGCATCAATAATACTCCGATTGGCAGTAAGAAGCTGACCAAGGAACTGGCGAATGGCGATATTCTTAATCTCTCGGTGCCTCAGAACTTGAATATATCCGGAAATTTCTCGGTGACAGTGGCTTTTGATTTGGAGATCGAAGGAGCCAGATGTATTATCGATCGGGATCAAATGCCGTGGGCTTATATCAGTAAAGATTCTGTAATGCAGCTGAATACGAAGGATCGCACGGATCTCTTATTTAATAACTATCCATATCCGTTCATCCGCGATGGGATCTATAATCATGTAGCGGTTGTACTGCCCGAACAAATGGATGATTACGCCTATTTAAGTGTATCGAATATCTTTAATCTGCTTGGTAAATATGCCAGCGGAAATATAGGGAATATCCAGTTCTATACCGATACTGTCAGCGCCGATCATTTGAAAAATAATAATATCATCGCTATTGGTGCTTATAAGAATAATAAGGTGATCCGTGATCAGAATGCTAAGCTTTATTTTCAATATAACGGAGATGGAACCACAATTCGCTCCAATGAGAAAATGAGTATTGAAGAGCAATACGGTGCACGAATCGGAACACTGCAGCTGATTGATTCGCCATTTGAGGCGGGACGTGCATTGCTCGCGGTTACGGGAGTCAGCTCGGAAGAGTATTACTTAGGATCGAAGCTGCTCGCTACAGAACGGGACAAGTGGAAGGTGTTTGGCGATGGTGCAATCGTTGATAAAGACGGTAATGTCAGCGCACACCGTTTCAAAACGATCACTGGAGCAGCCGAGGACTCTGTGGCCCAGAAAATAATGGAACGGTCGGATGTACTCAGTTTTATCATCGTGATTTTACTGGTGCTGACGCTGGTAGTTCTATCGCTGATCCTACTGCTTCGCAAACACATGAAGAAACGTGGTGATAAGCGTGAGACGTAA
- a CDS encoding type B 50S ribosomal protein L31 has translation MREGIHPKYNQVIFLDASVGFKFLSASTKSSNETMEWEDGNTYPVLRVDASSASHPFYTGKQRDTEQGGRVDKFKQRLAQKK, from the coding sequence ATGAGAGAAGGCATACATCCTAAGTACAACCAAGTGATTTTCTTGGATGCAAGCGTAGGCTTCAAATTCTTGAGTGCATCTACTAAATCATCCAATGAAACTATGGAATGGGAAGACGGCAACACTTACCCAGTGCTCCGTGTGGACGCAAGTTCCGCATCCCACCCATTTTACACTGGTAAACAAAGAGATACAGAACAAGGCGGCCGTGTTGACAAGTTCAAACAACGTCTTGCACAAAAGAAATAA
- a CDS encoding DODA-type extradiol aromatic ring-opening family dioxygenase, translated as MIPSYFIAHGAPSLVLDNNAYTKFLGELAERNVKPKAIVLFSAHFEEHTQSVGVMETFDTIYDFYGFPDEMYRMTYPAKGDNEVAQQIMSLFHKNGIVSKLNTERGLDHGAWAILKLIYPNADIPVVSLSVNRELSNEQQYLMGKALSELREQDIMIIGSGGTVHNLRSVKWGMENVEKWAETFDDWLQHRVEAWDTESLFNYQELAPYGVDAVPTNEHFIPLIIAMGAGDNGKEAKLLHRSYQYGNLSLSCWEFN; from the coding sequence ATGATACCTTCTTACTTTATTGCCCATGGTGCCCCTTCTCTGGTACTTGATAACAATGCATATACGAAATTTCTTGGGGAGCTCGCTGAGAGGAATGTCAAACCTAAAGCGATTGTTCTATTTTCTGCACATTTTGAAGAACACACACAGTCGGTTGGAGTTATGGAGACTTTCGACACCATCTATGATTTCTATGGCTTCCCAGATGAGATGTATCGAATGACTTATCCTGCCAAAGGGGACAATGAGGTTGCACAGCAAATTATGTCTCTGTTCCACAAGAATGGGATTGTCAGCAAATTAAATACAGAGCGTGGACTAGATCACGGAGCTTGGGCTATTCTTAAATTAATCTATCCGAATGCAGATATTCCTGTCGTATCTTTGTCAGTTAATCGAGAGCTGTCCAATGAACAGCAATATTTAATGGGTAAGGCTTTATCTGAGCTGCGTGAGCAGGATATTATGATTATTGGCAGCGGTGGAACCGTCCATAATTTGCGTAGCGTGAAGTGGGGAATGGAGAACGTCGAGAAATGGGCGGAGACATTCGATGACTGGCTGCAGCACAGGGTGGAAGCTTGGGATACAGAGTCGCTATTTAACTATCAGGAGCTTGCTCCCTATGGCGTTGATGCAGTGCCGACTAATGAGCACTTTATCCCTCTGATAATAGCTATGGGAGCTGGCGATAACGGGAAAGAAGCGAAGCTGCTGCACCGAAGTTATCAGTATGGTAATTTAAGTCTTAGCTGTTGGGAGTTTAATTAA
- a CDS encoding alpha/beta hydrolase, translated as MKAPYIYDVSLPSGYDVNRVYPVIFTLHGKGSNEKNMFGLVEPLSEEFIIIGIRGNMILGAGFQYYDLKSLGHPIREQFDQAVSQLQQFIEYATDKYPIDAKHRYLLGFSQGAILSMTLALTMGNSLRGIVALNGYVPGFVKTDYELKSVQEVSVFISHGEYDSVFPISVGTETAAYFEGLTPLLTYKTYPSDHGVLPQNQQDLIAWFLQNLGSDKL; from the coding sequence ATGAAGGCACCTTATATATATGATGTCAGTCTACCTTCCGGCTACGATGTGAATCGGGTTTATCCGGTTATCTTCACCTTGCATGGCAAAGGTTCCAATGAGAAGAATATGTTCGGACTTGTCGAGCCCTTGTCTGAAGAGTTTATTATTATCGGGATTCGGGGAAATATGATTTTAGGGGCTGGATTTCAATATTATGATCTCAAAAGTCTAGGTCATCCCATCCGTGAGCAGTTTGATCAGGCTGTATCGCAATTGCAGCAGTTTATCGAATACGCCACCGACAAATATCCTATAGATGCTAAACACCGTTATCTGCTTGGCTTCAGTCAAGGAGCCATTTTGTCCATGACACTCGCTCTTACAATGGGGAATTCGCTTCGGGGAATTGTGGCGCTGAACGGTTATGTTCCGGGGTTTGTGAAGACAGATTATGAGCTGAAGAGTGTGCAGGAGGTATCGGTATTCATCTCGCATGGTGAATATGATTCTGTATTTCCAATTTCAGTGGGGACAGAAACAGCCGCTTATTTCGAAGGTCTAACCCCATTATTAACCTATAAAACTTATCCTTCGGATCATGGTGTATTACCGCAGAATCAGCAGGACCTGATCGCTTGGTTCCTGCAGAACTTAGGGAGTGACAAACTATGA
- a CDS encoding diguanylate cyclase domain-containing protein, protein MSDIALLSFLVLSFLCIVFIAGAPDDYLQNIIILTVAFILAIVTYFTTVTAGLVLNLVFIFAYGFYTMYQTITLGETISLNTYFWLIMTPLLTVVLWVFTLSSRDLQVENEQLRKKTANMAIVDENTNLRNSISFQTDATLFTSISTRYQIPLTLLVVKVKYWKEIRRIIPEDQLAEAIYDVSQLSQASIRTNDALYLLDKDEATWGLLLFTDSDGAKIVIERIKLKLQELNDNNFSRKYKVSLGLKIGAVEYQAGTIENPLDFIVQAKKQLEYDV, encoded by the coding sequence GTGTCGGACATCGCTCTCTTATCATTCCTGGTGTTATCGTTCCTCTGTATCGTCTTCATTGCCGGGGCACCGGATGATTACCTCCAGAATATTATCATTTTAACGGTGGCTTTTATTCTGGCCATTGTTACGTATTTTACAACGGTCACTGCGGGTCTGGTCTTGAATCTGGTGTTTATCTTTGCTTACGGATTCTACACGATGTACCAGACGATAACGCTAGGGGAAACGATTAGCCTGAATACTTATTTCTGGTTAATTATGACTCCGCTATTAACGGTCGTTCTATGGGTATTCACTTTAAGCAGCCGTGATTTGCAGGTGGAGAATGAGCAGCTACGCAAAAAGACTGCCAATATGGCTATCGTCGATGAAAACACAAATTTGCGGAACAGTATTTCTTTTCAGACGGATGCTACATTATTTACAAGCATTTCGACCCGCTATCAGATTCCGCTCACCCTGCTAGTGGTGAAGGTGAAGTATTGGAAAGAGATCAGACGGATCATTCCTGAAGATCAGCTGGCAGAAGCTATCTATGATGTGTCTCAGCTTAGTCAGGCGAGTATTCGTACCAATGATGCACTCTATCTGCTAGATAAGGATGAAGCAACATGGGGCCTGCTGCTGTTCACGGACAGCGATGGGGCGAAGATTGTGATCGAGCGGATTAAGCTCAAGCTTCAGGAGTTGAATGACAATAATTTCTCCAGAAAATATAAGGTCAGCCTGGGTCTTAAGATTGGGGCGGTCGAATACCAAGCCGGCACGATTGAGAATCCGCTGGATTTCATTGTTCAGGCCAAAAAACAGCTGGAGTACGACGTGTAG
- a CDS encoding SDR family oxidoreductase, with protein sequence MDLGLRGKSVFVAAASKGLGLATALEYAREGAKVMIASRSMEQLVDAQKEIQAATGQQVNIVQMDVTVPEDIVHAIQTVVAQNGGLDIVVTNAGGPHGGGFADMEDADWNQGFELTLMSTIRLIRESLPHLRSSGAGRIVNISSISIKQPIEELILSNVFRAGVYALTKSLATELAADRILINTIAPGRIATDRILQLDGKRAQAEGIPMEQIQEEALLQIPLGRLGTPEEFGKAAVFLGSFANTYVTGQSLLVDGGMVKSL encoded by the coding sequence ATGGACTTGGGACTTCGTGGGAAATCAGTTTTTGTAGCCGCAGCAAGTAAAGGGTTAGGACTCGCAACTGCGCTGGAGTATGCCCGTGAGGGGGCGAAGGTAATGATCGCCAGCAGGAGTATGGAACAGCTTGTAGACGCACAGAAAGAGATTCAGGCAGCCACAGGACAGCAGGTGAACATTGTTCAGATGGATGTGACTGTCCCAGAGGATATCGTACATGCTATTCAAACGGTTGTAGCCCAAAACGGTGGGCTTGATATTGTAGTGACCAATGCGGGGGGTCCTCATGGCGGAGGTTTCGCTGATATGGAAGACGCGGATTGGAACCAAGGGTTTGAGCTCACACTGATGAGCACCATTCGTTTGATTCGTGAATCACTGCCGCATCTGCGCTCTTCTGGGGCAGGGCGAATCGTTAATATAAGCTCGATTTCTATCAAGCAGCCTATTGAGGAACTGATTCTTTCCAATGTTTTTCGCGCTGGCGTGTATGCCTTGACCAAGAGCTTGGCTACTGAGCTGGCTGCGGATCGCATTTTAATTAATACGATCGCACCAGGGCGTATTGCAACCGACAGGATTCTTCAACTAGACGGCAAACGTGCGCAAGCAGAGGGGATCCCTATGGAGCAGATTCAAGAGGAAGCGCTGCTGCAAATCCCGTTAGGAAGATTGGGCACGCCCGAAGAATTCGGCAAGGCTGCTGTTTTTCTAGGCTCTTTTGCGAATACTTATGTTACGGGACAATCTCTTTTAGTCGATGGAGGAATGGTGAAATCGCTCTAA
- a CDS encoding YcxB family protein → MENVIKVDTVLKSEDVQEFNLWFSLNSRIILNSFSVVAYFMILLLITKDYSTQSISILAVTAIILAAVLWYMTKASLIKKSKKAFKTDSLIQQPQNYTISDEGISYLSEAGTGQVKWEEIHKIGETTNLFVFFVSTQRALIIPKRFFESAQDKITFKDLARKYMFSNRVKFKA, encoded by the coding sequence ATGGAAAATGTAATAAAAGTAGATACAGTCCTAAAGAGTGAAGACGTTCAGGAGTTTAACTTATGGTTCAGCTTGAATAGCCGGATTATACTCAACTCTTTTAGCGTAGTCGCTTACTTTATGATTTTGTTATTAATTACTAAGGATTACAGTACTCAAAGCATCTCAATCCTGGCTGTGACTGCTATAATTCTTGCCGCTGTCTTATGGTATATGACCAAGGCAAGCTTGATCAAAAAATCGAAAAAGGCGTTCAAAACAGATAGCCTAATTCAGCAACCGCAAAATTATACGATTTCAGATGAAGGCATATCTTATCTTTCCGAAGCGGGCACTGGACAAGTGAAGTGGGAAGAGATACATAAGATAGGTGAAACTACGAACTTGTTTGTGTTTTTTGTGTCCACACAGAGAGCGCTGATTATCCCTAAACGTTTCTTTGAATCGGCACAAGATAAAATAACATTTAAGGATTTAGCCAGAAAATATATGTTCTCCAATCGGGTGAAATTTAAGGCATAA
- a CDS encoding DNA alkylation repair protein encodes MTVDEVMSKLEEMGTEQTKRTFLRHGAVEPLFGVKVGDMKKLVKDVKKDQSLARALYQTGNYDAMYLAGLTVNPKTMTKQELQSWASAASWHAVVEYIVSPLAAESPYGLELAREWIRSSDELIAVCGWSTYANYISITPDDKLDIAEIRELLQQVGATIHQERNRVRYTMNTFVIMAGSSITELHEEAAKIAAGIGKVQVNMGQTACKVPMAVDYIAKVEQAGKLGVKKKTCIC; translated from the coding sequence CTGACTGTTGATGAAGTGATGAGCAAGCTTGAGGAGATGGGTACAGAGCAGACGAAACGTACCTTCTTACGACATGGCGCAGTGGAACCTTTATTTGGAGTAAAGGTAGGGGATATGAAGAAGCTGGTTAAGGATGTGAAAAAAGATCAGAGTCTGGCAAGGGCTTTGTATCAGACAGGCAATTACGATGCAATGTATTTGGCTGGGCTAACCGTCAATCCCAAGACTATGACGAAGCAAGAGCTTCAAAGCTGGGCTTCGGCGGCCAGTTGGCATGCGGTAGTGGAATATATAGTATCCCCTCTCGCCGCAGAGAGTCCATATGGATTGGAACTTGCGAGAGAGTGGATTCGTTCCTCGGATGAACTAATAGCCGTTTGCGGCTGGAGCACTTATGCAAATTACATTTCAATTACACCGGATGATAAGCTGGACATCGCTGAGATTAGGGAGTTGTTACAACAAGTAGGCGCTACTATTCATCAGGAGCGGAATCGTGTCCGTTATACGATGAATACTTTTGTAATTATGGCGGGCAGCAGTATCACAGAACTGCATGAGGAGGCAGCAAAGATCGCAGCAGGTATAGGTAAGGTCCAGGTGAACATGGGACAAACCGCTTGTAAAGTTCCCATGGCTGTTGATTATATTGCTAAGGTTGAACAGGCTGGGAAGCTAGGTGTGAAGAAGAAAACTTGTATTTGCTGA